A part of Setaria viridis chromosome 8, Setaria_viridis_v4.0, whole genome shotgun sequence genomic DNA contains:
- the LOC117833408 gene encoding protein kinase STUNTED: MRLLVPDGARRQRLLQCEAHLPPASPPPAPASPAPAAEPAAGGRTVVVGIRRDAASRELLTWALVKVANAGDRVVALHVAAQHVAAAADGLLMGLDERSRAADSLASVLAVYDGFCNLKQINLELKVCGGSSIRKTLVKEAASCGAAHLILGVAKNSRSFGSSSTSVAKYCSKRVPVGCSVLAVNNGKVVYHKDGGHGMQHELYQSTIPETPRRSYRKLLSSMIGEKLWDEHGKDNRSISRAVTMPMRSPASSIPMRSPARSKEVSLALVPVKACRRESPEVATGWPLLRKKFLPDRKASLPDKSKMSVVQWAMRLPSRYSGVSPVHSEYRTTRPDSMSTSHILRDWLVIPLRSNSGKSSVVIQELDKETPEELTLLKEKFSSVYSSFSYSELAKITSDFSPECVVGQGGTSQVYRGCLANGRELAVKILKYSDEVLKEFVSEIEIVSSLSHKNVISLIGFCFKNDDLLLVYEYLQRGSLEEILHGEKECKNIFGWTERFSVAVGVAHALDYLHGNDNSRPVIHRDVKSSNILISECFEPKLSDFGLAVWAADVTSQMTCNDVAGTFGYLAPEYFMHGKVNSKIDVYAFGVVLLELISGRKPLCNGCPKGQESLVMWANSIIQGGKLTQLVDPNLPTEGHTNEVERMTLAASLCIRQAPQNRPQIDAVLKLLEGDNDILKWARSQVGLAYEVDGDECVMTPPAPGSNANIQSYINLAFDVDDDSASVSSTDFIAANTSLEEYLKGRWSRSSSFD, from the exons ATGAGGCTGCTCGTCCCCGACGGCGCGCGCCGCCAGCGGCTGCTGCAGTGCGAGGCGCACCTGCCGCCTGCATctccgcccccggcgccggcgtcccctgctccggcggcggagccggcggcgggcgggaggacggtggtggtggggatCAGGCGGGACGCCGCCAGCCGGGAGCTGCTCACCTGGGCGCTCGTCAAGGTCGCCAATGCCGGGGACCGCGTCGTCGCGCTCCACGTCGCCGCGCagcacgtcgccgccgccgccgacg GATTGCTCATGGGGCTGGATGAGCGGAGCAGGGCCGCGGACTCGCTCGCGTCGGTGCTCGCCGTCTACGACGGCTTCTGCAACCTCAAGCag ATTAATTTGGAGCTCAAGGTCTGCGGAGGATCGTCTATTCGCAAAACTCTGGTCAAAGAAGCAGCTTCCTGTGGCGCCGCCCATCTCATCCTCGGTGTTGCCAAGAATTCCCGGTCCTTCGG ATCCTCCTCCACATCAGTTGCCAAGTACTGCTCAAAGAGAGTTCCGGTGGGCTGCTCGGTCCTTGCAGTGAACAATGGCAAAGTTGTTTACCATAAAGATGGGGGCCACGGGATGCAACATGAACTGTACCAAAGCACAA TACCTGAGACACCAAGGAGGAGCTACCGGAAGCTCTTGTCATCCATGATAGGAGAGAAGCTTTGGGATGAACATGGAAAGGACAACAGGTCCATTTCTCGTGCCGTCACCATGCCAAtgaggtctcctgcctcatccATACCAATGAGGTCTCCCGCGCGGTCAAAAGAAGTTTCACTAGCATTGGTCCCAGTGAAGGCTTGCCGCCGCGAATCACCAGAAGTAGCAACTGGATGGCCCCTCTTGAGGAAGAAGTTCTTGCCAGACCGGAAAGCTTCCCTGCCTGACAAATCAAAGATGTCCGTGGTGCAGTGGGCGATGCGGCTACCGAGTAGGTATTCTGGAGTTTCACCAGTCCATTCGGAATACAGAACCACAAGACCAGACTCCATGAGTACCAGTCATATTCTCCGTGACTGGTTGGTTATTCCCTTGAGGAGCAATTCAGGAAAATCTTCTGTAGTAATTCAAGAATTGGACAAGGAAACTCCAGAGGAACTGACCTTGCTGAAAGAGAAATTCTCATCCGTTTATTCTTCCTTCAGTTACAGTGAGCTTGCAAAGATCACCTCTGATTTCTCACCAG AGTGTGTAGTTGGACAAGGTGGCACTAGTCAAGTTTACAGAGGCTGTTTGGCAAATGGCAGGGAGCTAGCAGTGAAGATCCTGAAGTATTCTGATGAGGTGCTGAAGGAGTTTGTCTCAGAGATTGAGATTGTCAGCTCTCTTAGCCACAAGAATGTCATTTCCCTCATTGGTTTCTGCTTCAAGAATGATGACCTTCTGTTAGTGTACGAGTACTTGCAAAGAGGCAGTCTGGAAGAGATACTGCATG GTGAAAAAGAATGCAAGAACATATTTGGTTGGACTGAGAGGTTCAGCGTGGCCGTGGGAGTTGCTCATGCTCTGGATTACCTCCATGGCAATGACAACAGTCGTCCAGTGATCCATAGGGATGTCAAGTCATCAAACATCCTCATCTCAGAGTGCTTTGAGCCAAAG TTATCGGATTTTGGTCTCGCAGTCTGGGCTGCTGATGTGACATCTCAGATGACGTGCAATGACGTTGCAGGAACTTTCGG ATACTTAGCTCCTGAATACTTCATGCATGGTAAGGTGAACAGCAAAATTGATGTATATGCTTTTGGCGTAGTCCTTCTTGAGCTCATCTCGGGCAGGAAACCACTCTGCAATGGTTGTCCAAAAGGGCAGGAGAGCCTAGTGATGTGG GCAAATTCCATCATACAAGGAGGGAAGCTCACACAACTTGTAGATCCCAACTTACCTACTGAAGGCCATACCAATGAAGTTGAGAGGATGACCCTTGCTGCTTCCCTCTGCATTAGACAAGCACCTCAGAACCGTCCTCAAATTGATGCT GTTCTGAAGCTTCTCGAAGGTGACAACGATATCCTCAAGTGGGCACGATCACAAGTCGGATTAGCATACGAGGTCGATGGTGATGAATGTGTGATGACACCACCAGCACCAGGGAGCAACGCCAACATCCAGTCCTACATCAACCTAGCATTCGATGTGGATGATGACTCCGCCTCTGTCAGCAGCACCGACTTCATTGCAGCCAACACCTCCTTGGAAGAGTATCTGAAGGGAAGATGGAGCCGGTCCTCAAGCTTCGACTGA
- the LOC117833409 gene encoding DNA-directed RNA polymerases I, II, and III subunit RPABC5: MIIPVRCFTCGKVIGNKWDLYLDLLQADYTEGDALDALNLVRYCCRRMLMTHVDLIEKLLNYNTLEKTEDGAAS; this comes from the exons atgaTCATCCCGGtgcgctgcttcacctgcggcaag GTGATCGGGAACAAGTGGGACCTGTACCTCGACCTCCTCCAGGCGGACTACACCGAGGG GGACGCTCTGGATGCTTTGAACTTGGTCCGCTACTGCTGTAGGCGAATGCTGATGACCCATGTCGACCTCATCGAAAAGCTCCTCAACTACAACA CGCTGGAGAAGACTGAAGACGGAGCTGCCAGTTAA